The genomic DNA TCCACGTGCAGCAGGTCGACCCGACCACCTTCGTCGCCACGGGCGAgcccatcaccatcgccggcgggAAGGAGGCCGGCGGACTCGTCGCCCACAACGACGGCTTCGCCCTCCTGACCAACGAGCTGCTCGCGGGCGGCCCCGCCGACGTGCCCGTGGCCGTGCTCTACCGCTACACGGGCGGCAAGGAGACGTTCAAGACCTGGctcggcggccccggcgtcgacggcaaccAGGCCATGGCGTCGCCCGACATcaacggcgacctcgtcttcTCGGAGAAGGCCGGCTACTACGCGGCCTACATCGTCGTGACGGCCTACGAGGGCGACGCCAAGGGCCACTTTGGCGACGCCATCCGCTACGTCGACACGGCCGGCAAGCTCACGGCGATCCCcggcgcgtcgtcgtcgtggggCTGCTCGCACAACACGGGCATCgccttcgaggccgccgacgccgcgccCTTCGCCTCGCTCTGCGCCGAGGACCAGGGCGCCATCTGGCTCAACACGGAGACGCAGGGCATGAGCAAcaacggcgtcaaggtcTCCAACGAGCACGtcatcaacggcggcgccaacgaGGCCATGGGCGGCACCTCGGGCTCCTACAGCGTGCTCGCCcgcttcgtcggcgccgactcGTACATCTTCTCGTGGGTCTCGCGCGGCGCCAAGGACCTGACGCTCAACGACTGGATGGGCCAGGGCTACACAAAGTCCGTCAACCGCACCAGCAACCGCaacgtcgccatcgccctcttctcggacaagaagacgctcgtcggcgagcaggccacctccgaggtcggcgccgccgccggcgacagCCAGGTCAACTGGGTCACCTCGGGCGCCAACGACTGCTCCaacgcccacgccgccgccttcgacgCCTCCAGGGCCCTGGTCACCTGGGAGGAGATCGCCGACCCCATCTGCGACTTCGACGCCATGGGCTGCCgcggcgccttcgccggcaccaaGTTCCAGATGGTCGACAGCGCCGGTAAGAAGGTCGGCGAGCCCGTCAGCTCCGACGACACctacgtcgccggcgacatGGTCACCATGGCCGACGGCCGCATCTGCTGGCCCTACGTCGCCATGGACTGGAAGCTCGACGGGCCCGTCCGCGGCTCCGCCGTCTCCAAGATCTCCTTCGCCTGCAtgaccggcggcgccggtaCCGGCGGAGgctcccccgccgccccctcgtcgtccgccgCTCCCGTTTCCAGCGCCGCACCCGTCGCCGttgtctcttcctcctcctcctccgccgccgccgccgacgatgccgtcgcctCGAGCGGTCCCGGCTCCGCCGACCCCACCTTCGCTCAGGGCACCGCCCCGGAGCCCATCTTCGAGACCCTTTCCGGCCCCGCTTACACCCCTACGGCATCCGTCCCGGCCGCTCCTTCCGCCGCTCCCACCTccgagcccgccgcctcTTCGGCCCCCGCCGCAtccgcgtccgcgtcggcTCCTTCGGGCGCTCCGGCTCCGATCTTCGAGACCCTCTCCGGCCCCGCTTTCACCCCTACGGCATCTGCCCCTGCCGCTCCCACCTCCGACGCTGCCTCCGAGCCCTCGTCCGTTCCCGCCGCATCCGTGTCGGCTCCCTCGGGCGCTCCGGCCCCAATCTTCGAGACGGTCCCCGACACTCCGGCGACCACCGTCTCCGGCGCGAAGCCCGAGCTGACGACCgccccctcggccgccccctcgaagaccaagaacaagaccaagaccaagaccaagaacCGCACGCGCACccgcggccgtggcgagTATGGCAACGGGCCCCGTCCCACCAACGGCCCGCGCCCCGGCGGCCAGAAGTGCAGCACCCGCACCACCGTCAAGACCATCTACGTCACGGCATAGATGGTTGGCGTGAGGGGATGGGTTTCTTCGTCTACCTTGtggaggtgggaggggatagcggagagagagagagagaaagagagagagaggagtaCTCTTTGGAAAGGAGGGGATTGATAtcgatggtggtgggggtTACGGTCGGTTGATTTGCGATTTCATGTACATACTATGTACGACATTGTACACACAAAGTTTCTTTATCTTGCGTCTCTTGATCCCACGTGTCTCGCTTGAACGGGGGAATCCGAGATCAGGTCCAAAGCCGGCGGCTGATTTCGAGCAACCCGAACCGCGCGGGTTCGTCATGTCATCGGTATCGGTCTCGGCCTCATGCCAGCCCATTCGTCCCCGCCGCCTGGCTCCCCCGGCGGCGCTTTGGCTTTATTCTGCGGGCCTACGGTCTTgggttccccccccccccccttggtGAAAACCATGTGACTTTATTGATTTAAGATGCCATCAGAAAGGGCAGCGTTGTGGGGCTTTTTAGGCCGAGAACGGGTGTTGGACATGGGTGATGACTCGTGAACAGGACTGAGAACCGACGAAGGGGGAaatgaggaagacgagggaaAATGCAGTGAAAGGGCCGTCGACAAGCCAATAAAGCCCCACCAGAGACGCAGATTCCCGTCTCTTAATCGTTGTTTAACCGGCCCGTTTTGGGAAAAGGCAAAAAGTCTCTGTCAATACTATGCAGAGCaggagacagacagacagtcAGACGATATGGCCATCTCAGAGGTCATATCAATCACGCCAGCATCGGTCAACCTCACCTGCATGCCAAACCCTCTCCAGCAACGTAACGTAACGTAACGTGACCCAGAAGAGGAAACAAAAGACGGCCCAAGCACCGCGAATGGCCAGAAGCAGCGGAGCATGCGGAACGACCAACCACGCAGGCCCCTGTTGCGCAATCCGCCTCCTTCAGGGGCATTACCTGTAACGAGGAGGGGAGTCGACGATAACTGGCGTACGATATATGAGTGTGTACGTGTTGTACGGGTGTGTAAGTCAGCGAAGAGGATATCATTCGTCCATTGGGGCCACGCAGAGTCCCGAAAAGAGCACAAGCTGACGGGGCCAACAGACCAATGGAGATATCGCTGCCCACATGGGCGTCCTAACTGGGTGCTCTTCGTCCGGCCCGCCCAGAGAGCCGGGATTCCCCATTGAGTCGGATCGATAGGGGACGGGTTGCATTTGGCCAATGGCTCCGGTATAGCCAATGAGACTCACGAGACTCACGATAGCTCTGGCTTACAAGCAGAGGTACCTGCATGAGCTTGAAGCCCGTCTTGGTCGCTTTAGGAACAAGACACACcgaccctccccccccccggccgacCTTAATTCTGCTCTCCCACCGGATCCTACCTGACGGCGCATCGACTGCGACTCGACCCCATCATCTTGGGCCCATCACCACCATGGCCCCTCGACGAAGATGGCTCCTGGATGCCGCCTCTTCCGTTTGAGGAAAcacgccgaggacgaagtcATAAGTCATTCGCCAAGGACAGTCCCCGAGGCCCTCGCTgactgggggggggagagaagacGCGAGAGTACAcctcttcccttccctcccctcccccactcGCGGCCGATATCCGACGATGCCCAGGACGTTGCGCACATCAGTCTCGACCTAATCGGGCGCATCCATCGCCTCCAATCTGATCAGCCGCCTCTACTCCGACCTGAGGATCCCTGCCAGGGACAGGAGGGTAAAGAAAGATAGGCTCGTTGGCGCTGCCCGAATAGGCATCACGCCATCTCCCGCCGCGCCTACGATGCATGACACCCCTTGCCCTTCCcatctcctctcctcccttgGTCACTCGCCCGCCCATGACCATGCCCTCTGGCGGATGaccatcgacggcggcggcccacGAGAGAGGCTTACGCGGTTCCCTTTGCCGGCATATCTGGGCGCCAGTGCCGGTGCCGGGAGGCCAATCTCGCGTGTCCATGGGCTAACCGTCTACagaaaagggggggtggacgacgacgaggaggaggaggaagaggaggagtaggaagacgaagaggagaaggaggacgaaCGCGGAGAGAGAAGCGTCGTCTGCCGTATAAGAACCGAGTAACCGCCTCGTCAGTCGGATCTGTTGGAGTTGAAGCTGCAGCTCCTGCTCGTCGGTGATCTTGCGCTCGTCAAGTTATTCCCTTTATATCAACCAGAGCCAGCTTCATTGCTGTGCGTTCTCTCGCTATCACGAATCTTACTCTAATaacctcttcctcctcttctttctcctcctcttacTCCTATTACTACtatcaccatcaccactaCTATCATCACTACTGCTACTACACGCTCCTTAATATCCTATTTCTAATAACCacccatcttcttcatcatggTTCGCTCATCtctcgccggccgcctcctggccggcgcgctcctcctcgcaAGTGGCGTTGCTGCCCATGCCGAGGGGTGCAGCTGCTCGTCGGACGGCGTCAAGCGCGTGACGtacatcgtcgtcgagatgccCGACCAGTCCGAgcaagcggcggcggtggcgacgacCTTGTCTACTTCGACCCTCACCACGTCCCtgtcgaagccgacggcCACCGACACTTACACGGCCCAGGCCGCCCACGTCATCGAGGACATCCCGGCCTTCGAGGCGCTCGCCGTcaagcccgagcccgagaagCTGCGTCCGGCCGCCAACGCGACGCACACCTTCGGCCCGTCCACCGCGCCGGGCGTCGACACCAAGGACCCCGTCAACATCGTCCCGGCCGTCAATGTCTCGCTGCACtactcggcggcgaccaaggCAGCCAAGACCGATACCGCGGACCACGCCAACGCCGATGCTGAGATCGAGactgaggaggaggagcagcagcagcagggctcCATCGACATGACGCTCGCCTTCAAGAACCCGGCCGTGGTCCTCGagcacgtcgacgccgtcagcgccgtcgtctgcTCCGACGACGGGCTCGCCGTGTCCTtctccgacgccgacgcgttccgcgaggccgtcaaggactggtccgagtcgtcgacggacggcggcttcgtcctCATCACGAACCACCTCGGCAACTGCGACGCCGAGTTCGAGCgcggcttcttcctcgccacGGGCCTCACGTCGGACGAAGGGTCGCTgtccgtcaccgtcgccgcctcccgcgaggagctcgccaaCATCGCCGGCGAGTGCGAGatgaccttctcctccctgCCCGCCGCGACGCTCTCCAAGCGCCTGACGCTCGACTCCAGCGTCTCGCTGTCCTtcgccgaggcgctcgccGACGACACCGTCCTCTTCAGCGACGGGCAGTACGTCAACGTcacggccgacgaggcctGGTTCAGCTCGACCGTCGCCTTCTCGGGCTACCTCAAGTACAACTTCTGGGGCTtccgcctcgaggccctctacttcgacctcgacaccaccttcgactcggccgtcggcgtctcggtcgacgtcgccgccgcctacaGCCACTCGCTCAAGTACGCGCCCGACGAGCTGGCCTACTCCCTCGTCTCCGTCCCGGGcatcgtccagctcggcccgggcgtcgccttcgccgtcggcctcgactttgacgtctcggccgccgtcggcgtctcgGCCGGCCTGAGCGTCgccctgcccgccgccaacgtccacctcgacctcgtcgacggcgcccggtcctcggcgacgggctGGGAGCCCAAGTACAGCAGCCACGCCAACATCACCGAGTCGGCCGACGTGCGCGTCGACGCCTCGGCCGACGTCACCGTCCGCCTGGCCTTTGAgctgctcggcggcctcgtcgacctcagCGCCGGCATCACGGCCACGCCGGGCTTCGACAACCGCTTCAAGCTGCGCGGCGAGCAGAACCTGGGCCTGGCCGGGAACTTCACGAGCAAGCcgaccgaggccgtcgccgaggtgcCCAAGGACGGCCCCGTCTGCGCCGAGAAgaacggcgtcgagctcgcgaCCGACTTCTACTTCAACCTCACCGGCTTCGCGACAAAGTGGTGGACCGGCGAGCTGTACAGCACCCGCGTCCCCTTGTGGGATGTGTGCTACAGCTTCTAAGGCCGTGTCTTATGAATGGCtttgttttttgttttttgttgGTCTTTGGGCATAGTAATGACCATTTGGTTTATTTTTTTCATTTTTTGTTCTTCTCATGATGTCAGTATCTTAACGTATACCTACTTACATGTACGATATCCCTATTTTGTTCTATTAGGTGGTTTATTCCATACCCAAGCGAGCCTCTGCGTCCATTCTTCTTTCTGCGCAAGCTTTTCGTAACGGTTTACATGCCTGCACAAATTTACTCTATGATCTTCTGCCTTTCTCTGTTTTTTTCTTGGGTGCACTCACTAGGTTTCCCTCAAAGTTTAGACTTGTAACCGTCAAGATGGCGGCATAAAGATGAGGGACTCTTGGGACGATGGACCAGAAAGAATATGCCGCACCAAGACCACCTGCATCTCCCGGGGTTCTCAGACGAAATCGCGGATCCTGGATCCAGAACCACGGAACCCGAGTCTGATGTCCAAGAATAGCCCAGGAGCCCCATCTGCCGCTTGACGCTTGACTTCCAAACTCTTGGGAGTCCGAGACTGGACCGGGACAATGCCTGGACCTCGAAGAGTTCTGAGTCTCGAGTTCGGGCAAAGACCTTGTCGATCGGCAGACAGCTCAAACCCCCACAACCCTCCCTATGCCATCCACCCCCCCGGTCATgtaaccccccccccccggggcCCAGAGCCGTGGTTCCCCGTCTGCCGTGTTTTCAAGCTTACCGCGCTCCATATTGGTGCTTATTCTACCCGGTGAAGGCCCCGGTTCTCCCCTCGTTCTTTGTACGACCGTGACCAAACAACGCGGCATGTGCGCTGGGCTGGACGGCCACTTACCCACCATTGAGTGCGTGTGTACAGGTCGTACCCGACGGTCGCGTCCGATGTTTCGGCGTATTGCTGACGCTGGGGTCGGGTTACCGATGGTTCCCATGACGTTCATCGCCCTTCGGATGAGCGCTTCAACGgaccaccagcagcagcaaaacCGGACGATGGACGGGGCAACCGACACTGGCAGCCATGGAAATCCCAGACGGAAGTGTTCCTTTGAAGGCATGTTTCTTGGCGCACTCGCGCGTTGTTTGATGCCTGTTGATCGCCACACTCTTTCAGACGGGCGACGGACACTGAGAATAGGAATGGGAATGGGACGTTCTGCCAAGCTCGGGCAGGGTGTTATCCCCCCATCCACAATATGCGCCGAGGAGAGCGTCCTCCAGCCAAGACTTTTGTCCTTCcgttttttccccccttctccctttcCCTTGTTCAAGGAGTTGAGACAACCGAACAGAAGTCCTGAGACTGATGCGACTCGGCGAAACTTTTGTGGGGAAGAGAGTCGCAACGTTTTGGATGGTTGCAACTCCGTTGTCGATCTGTGAGGGAAAACTCTTGGCTCTCCAAGGACTCTATTCGCAGGTCCCAAGACTTTTCCTCTCCGTCAGAGAATGGGGCTCCCAAGAGTAGAGAGAGACTGGAGACTGAAGACTGGAGGCCAAGACTGGATGGAGACTGAAGACTGTCGATCCAGACGACTCCCGACGGTCTGGCACATGCCACGGTTAGAGAGTGTCGACTCGGCTCCATCGGGATGCCCGTTCCATGAGGGCTTCTCTCGCCCGTCAGCCGTCCGCCCGCCCCCGTGGGATGTGATGACGATCGTAGGTATGCAGCCGTCACGCGATGAAGGGGACACTCCACTCCGAAGGGGGTCTGGCGCCAGAACACCGGACGAAGGCGTAGACACGGGTGAACGCATGGAGAGTACATGTCGGAAAAGGGGGGGTGTTTGACGGGTCTGGGCGACCTGACGAGATGGGATATAAAAAGTCGACGGCTtggccgtcgatgatgggTGCTTCAGTCCTTGCTCCTCACCTTCATCGCTTCTCATCTCCTTTCTTTCACCTTGAGCCAGTCTCATTCTCTTCAAACACTACTCGGGCAGTAGTCAATCTTTTCACTTGTGCTTTATCACActctctttcccccttcttgtTCTCTATCACGAGCACTCTTTTattctcactcactcccacAACCCTCCCATCTTCccaccctccccttccttcaAGATGAAGTTCTCAACCGCAGCCATTGCCGTCCTGGcaggcgtcgtcgtcgcggcccCCACGTCCGAGgtcgcccgcggccgccagcgccgcgccaacgacggaggcggcgaagtCATCCAGCACCTGCAGTCCGCCCTTAACCGCAAAAGCGCCGAGGGCACCCCATCCATCCTGAGCCGCGACGGTCTCATCAACGTCTTCGATTCTAGCAAGCGcaagcgcggcggcggcggccgcggcggcggcggccagcaggcTGCCGGAGCTGGCGGTGCCAAAGCCAAGGGCGGCAACCAGAATAAcaacaacgccggcggcgaggaagacgctgctgctggaggcgGCAACGCCGGCAACGACGCCAACAATGAGGAAaatgctgccgccggcggaggcgcTGCCAATgaggaagaagccgccgCTGGCGGCAATGCCGGCAATGAGAAGAACGCAGGCAACGgcaataacaacaacaataacaacgccgacaacgccaacgaggaagatgccgctgctggtggcaacaataacaacaacgCCAACGAGGAAGATGCTGCCGCTGGTAACGaaaacaataacaacaacgCAGAGGAGGCGGCTGCAGGTggaaacaacaacaacaacgcagaggaggaggcagcCGCAGGTggaaacaacaacaacgcagaggaggaggcagcCGCAGGTGGaaacaacaataacaacaacaacaacaacgccaaTGAGGAAGATGCCAATGCCGGTAACGGTAATGCTGCcaacgaggaggatgccgctgctggcggcAATGCCGGCAATGAGAAGAACGCaggcaacaacaacaacaacaacaacaacgccgacaacgccaacgaggaagatgccgctgctggtgggaacaataacaacaacgccaatgaggaggatgccgccgctgGCGGCAATGCTGGCAATGAGAAGAACGCAGGCAACGGtggcaacaacaacgccgaggatgaggcaGCTGCTGGCGGAAACAACAACGATAACGCCaacgaggaagacgccgccgccggcgatgaaaacaacaacaacaacaacaacaacaacgccggagatgatgccggtgccggtgccggtgcggGTAACAATGCcaccgccaacgccggcaacgctggcaacgccgccggggccggaGCCGGAAAGGGCAAGAAGTCAAACAAGGCCGGGCGCTCCCTCAAGCTCTACACCGCGCGCAAAGTTGCACGCGGCCGTCCCACCCGACGCATTTAAATCTCCTCACGAAAAAGGGTCCGTCttcactgctgctgccgacggcaacggcggcgatggcgatcGCTCTAATAGGGGAGACCGCGGCGGCTCCGACGACTctgatgatgccgacggctCCGACAAGGACAATGACAATGCCGATGCTCgtggccggggccggggccggggagCCAGGGATAAAGACAAAGACGGGAGCCGGGACAAGGGCGggtcgtcctcatcgtctcgTAAGGGCGGAGGCACGCGTCCCAAGGGCGACGGGAGGCCCGACCGGTCAGGCGACGGGTTCCGGGCGGAAGAGAGTTTCGCGGTGGTCGGCCGGCCGGATGGTCCCGGGTCCGGGCTCGGGTTTATCGAGCTGTCGCAGTTTTACGAGATTTTGTGTGACGAGTAAGAGACAATTTTATGATAATGCGATCCGTTGAGACTGTTGCTCATGAACTGAGAAGTGATTCTTCCGCGGTGTCTCATGGCTGGATTGAAATGTTGTGAGGTCGTGGACTGTAATTCGGCTGCATCGTGGAAATGGCCTTGGTGATTTCTTATGTGCCCAAGCATTCTCTTACTTAGCTTTcggtgagtgagtgagtgagttgGTCAGTGGGTGGGTAagcgagcgagtgagtgtgagtgaAAACgtgtgagagtgagagacaATTCCACCACCAGCTCGATAGCAGTTCACTCGTATCGAGAACAAAAGCCCGGCCAAGGTCTTAGTATTGATTCTCACCATTTTAACTCACCAACATTTAGGTTCTGGTTGGATGATGAAGTACGTGTAAGTCGGGGTGGTACGCCAGGTGAGGCAGTATTTTACATTTCACGGCATTTAGTCCAGTCTCTACTATCCAAGCCAAATCCTTACAGCCAAGCAGCTCCAACTACCTATTCAGATTGCGGCGTGGTGAGGTAATCCGAGGCAATAACAGCGTCGTCCACTCCGGGATTGCCGCCGGCTCACCGGAGGACCTGATCCGGCTTTTCGTTCGCCACGGCCCGCCGAGCCCCATCGCTGTGGGCCCGGGCGTAAATTCGGAGGGGGCGGTTACCGGTGTCTTGGTCTTCTATGACGACCCTGTTGCGTCAATCCAAGCCGACGTCACCGGCCGTCACTTGGTCCGTTGCCCAGACATGTCCCAAACCATGGAATCAGTCACCTTTTCGGTGTTGATACAAAACAGCAGGCAGCACGAGACAAGGAAAGACATACGGCCTTCTCAAATACTTCTCGAACAATCAGAACCCATCTATCTATAGTCCCTAAACACCACTGGCCGGCTCTCTTATTTGACCCAAAATACCGCCGGAACCAACacacatcaacaacaactccatacaacagcaacaacaacacacaACAGCATCCAAAATGACTTCACAAAGCACAGTCTTTCAGCTGAGCGGCACATGTAACAACTACGGCTGGGGTCGCAAGGGCCATGACTCCCTTGCCGCCCGCCTCTGCGAGAACACGCCCGGCGACTTCAAgatcgacgacaacgaagCCTACTCGGAGATGTGGTTCGGCGACTACCCGGACTTCCCCGCCCGCGTGCtcgagacgggcgagctgctcaaggacgtcctcgaccgcaACAAGGAGACGCTGCTTGGGCCCAAGGTCGTCCgggacctcgacgcccagctcCCCTACCTGCCCAAGATCCTCTCCATCGCAAAGGCCCTGCCGCTCCAGATCCACCCCAACAAGTCCCTCGCGAGCCGGTTGCACGAGCAGGACCCGGACGCCTTCACCGACTCGAACCACAAGCCCGagatcgccgtcgccctcggccgcttCGAGGTCTTCGCCGGCTTCAAGCCCCTCGACCGCATCTCCCCCGTCTTCAACATCCCCGCGCTGCGCGCCTTCATCCCGGACGGCACCTCGACCTGGACCGACGAGACGCTGCGCGAGGTGACGCGCCGCATCCtgctggccgacgaggccgccgtcgagaaggccgcccgAGCCCTCGCCGTGACCCCGCGCGGGGACCTCGGCGACAACGCCTACGTCGCCGACCTGCTGCCCCGCCTGCAGGAGCAgtacggcgccggcgacccgGGAACCCTCGTCGCGCTACTGTGCATGAACTTCCTgacgctcgaggccggcgacgccctctacatccccgccgacggcatccaCGCCTACCTGTCgggcgacatcgtcgagtGCATGGCGCGCTCCAACAATGTCCTCAACACGGGCTTCTGCCCGCCCGGCGACCGCGACAACGTCGACCTCTTCAGCAAGACGCTGACGTTCAAAGCGCACAGCAGGGAGGACGTGCTGCTGCCCGCCGAGGCGAGCCTGCGCGGCGCCCGGGGCCGCACGGTGGTgtacccgccgccgctgcgcgAGTTCGACATGCTCAAGACGGACCTGGACGCGGGGAACGGGACCGAGGTCATcaaggcgggcgagggacCCGCGGTGGCCATCGTcacggacggcgagggcgtcttGGAGGCCGACGGAAAGAGGTTCGACGTCAAGGCCGGGTacatcttcttcatcgcccACGGCATCGAGGCCAAGTGGGAGACCAAGGGCACGATGCAAATCTTCACGACGGTTGTTTGAAGGGGTTCCTGATAGAGGGGGATAGAcgggaaaggaagaagaagaagaaaaaatgTAGACTAGCTGTTAGAAGTACGATGTAATGAGATGATGACCCTGTATTTAATTCACTTGATTTAGAGTGAGCGGCGCATCGGGGTGCCGGCGCTCGTCATGTCACAGTTCTGTCAATCCCTTTCTCAAATGTGAGTCCTATGAGCTTACATGGAAATGATGACTGGCTGCATAGCTTTTGGCTCACCAGCATGGCAAACCAAAGTCTCTGGGTTGTCCGGGAGAATGAACTCAACTGGTAACTGATTCTACTCGGGCATGGCACACGTAGCCAACATGTAGATGAAGGAATACCAATAGATGACCCCTTCAACAACACAGCAACGCACCTCGCCATTCCGATCTACGATACCAAGTGACCGTCCAGGCATTCTATCCAGGCCGCAGGTTTCCTGAACAAGGCCACAGATCGTACGAAAACCGTGCCACGCCTCGCCATTATTCCCCGAGATCAGCAATAAGGTCGAAGGGGggtggcggcgcggcggcgacggcggtaGTCGGAAAGGTCGCGCTGGCGTTGGGTCTGGCGGTTGGTGTTGCTCTCTATCTGGGTTGGATTCGACGAAGAGGGTTTAGGTTAGGCGACCTGCTAGTAATAATacccttcttcctctcgtCATGTTTGTACAGCATCGCGTGTTGAAA from Colletotrichum higginsianum IMI 349063 chromosome 3, whole genome shotgun sequence includes the following:
- a CDS encoding Isoamyl alcohol; the encoded protein is MVRSSLAGRLLAGALLLASGVAAHAEGCSCSSDGVKRVTYIVVEMPDQSEQAAAVATTLSTSTLTTSLSKPTATDTYTAQAAHVIEDIPAFEALAVKPEPEKLRPAANATHTFGPSTAPGVDTKDPVNIVPAVNVSLHYSAATKAAKTDTADHANADAEIETEEEEQQQQGSIDMTLAFKNPAVVLEHVDAVSAVVCSDDGLAVSFSDADAFREAVKDWSESSTDGGFVLITNHLGNCDAEFERGFFLATGLTSDEGSLSVTVAASREELANIAGECEMTFSSLPAATLSKRLTLDSSVSLSFAEALADDTVLFSDGQYVNVTADEAWFSSTVAFSGYLKYNFWGFRLEALYFDLDTTFDSAVGVSVDVAAAYSHSLKYAPDELAYSLVSVPGIVQLGPGVAFAVGLDFDVSAAVGVSAGLSVALPAANVHLDLVDGARSSATGWEPKYSSHANITESADVRVDASADVTVRLAFELLGGLVDLSAGITATPGFDNRFKLRGEQNLGLAGNFTSKPTEAVAEVPKDGPVCAEKNGVELATDFYFNLTGFATKWWTGELYSTRVPLWDVCYSF
- a CDS encoding Phosphomannose isomerase type I codes for the protein MTSQSTVFQLSGTCNNYGWGRKGHDSLAARLCENTPGDFKIDDNEAYSEMWFGDYPDFPARVLETGELLKDVLDRNKETLLGPKVVRDLDAQLPYLPKILSIAKALPLQIHPNKSLASRLHEQDPDAFTDSNHKPEIAVALGRFEVFAGFKPLDRISPVFNIPALRAFIPDGTSTWTDETLREVTRRILLADEAAVEKAARALAVTPRGDLGDNAYVADLLPRLQEQYGAGDPGTLVALLCMNFLTLEAGDALYIPADGIHAYLSGDIVECMARSNNVLNTGFCPPGDRDNVDLFSKTLTFKAHSREDVLLPAEASLRGARGRTVVYPPPLREFDMLKTDLDAGNGTEVIKAGEGPAVAIVTDGEGVLEADGKRFDVKAGYIFFIAHGIEAKWETKGTMQIFTTVV